A stretch of Haloprofundus halophilus DNA encodes these proteins:
- a CDS encoding thioredoxin domain-containing protein, translating to MTDPTGRNRLDEEQSPYLRQHADNPVNWQPWDEAALDAARERDVPIFLSIGYSACHWCHVMADESFEDDAVAELLNEEFVPIKVDREERPDLDGVYQSICQLVSGRGGWPLSVWLTPEGKPFFVGTYFPPESRQGMPGFLDLLRDLSRSWEEDRDEIENRADQWTAAVRDELEDTPEQPGELDDELLGSAAQAALRSADREYGGFGSGGPKFPQPTRLDLLMRTYARTGRDQTLAVVTETLDAMATGGLYDHVGGGFHRYATDREWTVPHFEKMLYDNAELPRVYLDAYRLTGRPRYATVAQETLAFVERELTHEDGGFYSTLDAQSEGEEGKFYVWTPDSVREAVDDETTADLVCERYGVTKSGNFEHGTTVLTLAESIESLAEEYDLDPADVEERLMDARTALYEAREERERPARDEKILAGWNGLMISGFAAGARTLDPALAATGEAALTFVREHLWDDDARRLSRRFKSGDVKGSGYLEDYAFLARGAFDLYQATGDVDHLAFALDLARVIEAEFWDGDEKTLYFTPESGETLVARPQERRDQSTPSSLGVAVSVLLDLDHFAPDAEFGHVAEAVLSTHANRLRGSPLEHGSLVLAAEKQRRGALELTVAADELPEDWWEALASRYLPATILTQRPKTDAELDSWLEALGVDETPAIWAGREAVDGEPTVYACENFTCSPPQADIRSALDWALENGDGN from the coding sequence ATGACCGACCCGACGGGCCGAAACCGCCTCGACGAGGAACAGTCGCCGTACCTCCGGCAGCACGCGGACAACCCCGTCAACTGGCAGCCGTGGGACGAGGCTGCGCTCGACGCCGCCCGCGAGCGCGACGTCCCCATCTTCCTCTCCATCGGCTACTCCGCCTGCCACTGGTGTCACGTGATGGCCGACGAGAGCTTCGAGGACGACGCCGTCGCCGAGCTGCTCAACGAGGAGTTCGTCCCCATCAAAGTCGACCGCGAGGAGCGTCCGGACCTCGACGGCGTCTACCAGAGCATCTGCCAACTCGTCTCCGGGCGCGGCGGGTGGCCGCTGTCGGTGTGGCTCACCCCCGAGGGTAAACCGTTCTTCGTCGGGACGTACTTCCCGCCCGAGTCGCGCCAGGGGATGCCCGGCTTTCTCGACCTGCTCCGGGACCTCTCGCGGTCGTGGGAGGAGGACCGCGACGAGATAGAGAACCGCGCCGACCAGTGGACCGCCGCCGTCCGCGACGAACTGGAGGACACCCCCGAGCAACCGGGCGAACTCGACGACGAGTTACTCGGTTCGGCGGCGCAGGCGGCGCTCAGAAGCGCCGACCGCGAGTACGGCGGCTTCGGCAGCGGCGGGCCGAAGTTCCCCCAACCGACCCGGCTCGACCTCCTGATGCGGACGTACGCTCGAACCGGCCGCGACCAGACGCTCGCGGTCGTCACGGAGACGCTCGACGCGATGGCTACTGGTGGCTTGTACGACCACGTCGGCGGCGGCTTCCACCGCTACGCCACGGACAGAGAGTGGACCGTCCCGCACTTCGAGAAGATGCTGTACGACAACGCCGAACTCCCCCGCGTCTACCTCGACGCCTACCGACTCACCGGCCGCCCTCGGTACGCGACGGTCGCGCAGGAGACGCTCGCGTTCGTCGAGCGCGAACTCACCCACGAGGATGGCGGGTTCTACAGCACGCTCGACGCCCAGAGCGAGGGCGAGGAAGGGAAGTTCTACGTCTGGACGCCCGACTCGGTGCGCGAGGCGGTCGACGACGAGACGACCGCCGACCTCGTCTGCGAGCGCTACGGCGTCACGAAGAGCGGGAACTTCGAGCACGGTACGACTGTACTGACGCTCGCCGAGAGCATCGAGAGCCTCGCCGAGGAGTACGACCTCGACCCTGCCGACGTCGAAGAGCGGCTGATGGACGCCCGGACGGCGCTGTACGAGGCCCGCGAGGAGCGCGAGCGCCCCGCCCGCGACGAGAAGATTCTCGCCGGGTGGAACGGGTTGATGATATCGGGGTTCGCGGCGGGCGCGCGGACGCTCGACCCGGCGCTCGCGGCGACGGGCGAGGCTGCGCTGACGTTCGTCCGCGAGCACCTCTGGGACGACGACGCAAGACGACTCTCTCGGCGGTTCAAGTCGGGCGACGTGAAGGGCTCGGGCTACCTCGAAGATTACGCGTTCCTCGCCCGCGGCGCGTTCGACCTCTATCAGGCGACCGGCGACGTCGACCATCTCGCGTTCGCGCTGGACCTCGCGCGGGTCATCGAAGCCGAGTTCTGGGACGGAGACGAGAAGACGCTGTACTTCACGCCCGAGAGCGGCGAGACGCTCGTCGCCCGCCCGCAGGAGCGCCGCGACCAGTCGACCCCGTCGAGTCTCGGCGTCGCCGTCTCGGTCCTCCTCGACCTGGACCACTTCGCGCCCGACGCCGAGTTCGGCCACGTCGCCGAGGCGGTGCTGTCGACGCACGCGAACCGGCTTCGGGGGAGCCCGCTCGAACACGGGTCGCTCGTCCTCGCCGCCGAAAAACAGCGCCGAGGCGCGCTCGAACTCACCGTCGCCGCCGACGAACTCCCCGAGGACTGGTGGGAGGCGCTAGCGAGTCGCTATCTCCCGGCGACGATTCTGACCCAGCGACCGAAGACAGACGCCGAACTGGACTCGTGGCTCGAAGCGCTCGGCGTCGACGAGACACCGGCCATCTGGGCCGGACGCGAGGCCGTCGACGGCGAGCCGACGGTGTACGCCTGCGAGAACTTCACCTGCTCGCCGCCGCAGGCGGATATCAGGTCGGCGTTGGACTGGGCGCTGGAGAACGGAGACGGGAACTAA
- a CDS encoding TlpA family protein disulfide reductase produces the protein MKLNTMEPNPTWGPAGYEDAVEALGRAGLTFKVWGGDWCKDCRQQLPDFAAALREAGVPREHIEQFPVEKEEDGSKTGPQVEEYDIEFIPTIVVEKDGSEVARYVEDESIPAAAYLGERLEEAEQTA, from the coding sequence ATGAAACTGAACACGATGGAGCCGAACCCGACGTGGGGTCCCGCGGGCTACGAGGACGCCGTCGAGGCGCTCGGCCGAGCGGGGCTGACGTTCAAAGTGTGGGGCGGCGACTGGTGTAAAGACTGCCGTCAGCAACTCCCCGACTTCGCGGCGGCGCTGCGAGAGGCGGGCGTCCCCCGGGAGCACATCGAGCAGTTCCCGGTCGAGAAGGAGGAGGACGGAAGCAAGACGGGTCCGCAGGTCGAGGAGTACGACATCGAGTTCATCCCGACTATCGTCGTCGAAAAAGACGGGAGTGAGGTCGCTCGGTACGTCGAGGACGAATCGATCCCGGCCGCCGCGTATCTCGGCGAGCGACTCGAAGAGGCCGAGCAGACGGCCTAA
- a CDS encoding PLP-dependent cysteine synthase family protein: protein MDASILDTIGSPLVRLDSPEGATVAAKIESKNPGGSAKDRPALAMVEAAERDGTLSPGDELVEPTSGNTGIGLAVVAAAKGYDITIVMPGSKSPERRRIMKAYGADLELVDGDISDAKERADELEAERGMVQLRQFENEANPEAHYRTTAEEILEQVDGREVDALVAGVGTGGTLSGIGRRLREEFPEMDIVAVEPEDSAVLSGREPEGDSFQGMGPGFVSPNLDTDLLDDVITVSLDDAEAECRRLAREEGILVGQSSGASNLAAQQVAERLAQPELNCPEAPDAASRRIETDGGAAEYDDCPLVVTVFWDSGERYMSTGMFDGGPDLDDGGSP from the coding sequence ATGGACGCGAGCATCCTCGATACTATCGGGTCGCCGCTGGTGCGGCTCGACTCGCCGGAGGGCGCGACGGTGGCGGCGAAGATAGAGTCGAAGAACCCCGGTGGCTCGGCGAAGGACCGCCCGGCGCTGGCGATGGTCGAAGCGGCCGAGCGCGACGGTACGCTCTCGCCCGGCGACGAACTCGTCGAACCGACGAGCGGGAACACCGGCATCGGTTTAGCCGTCGTCGCCGCCGCGAAAGGCTACGACATCACTATCGTGATGCCCGGTTCGAAATCGCCCGAGCGCCGCCGCATCATGAAGGCCTACGGCGCGGATCTCGAACTCGTCGACGGCGACATCTCCGACGCCAAAGAGCGCGCGGACGAACTCGAAGCGGAGCGGGGAATGGTGCAACTCCGCCAGTTCGAGAACGAAGCGAACCCCGAGGCGCACTACCGAACCACGGCCGAGGAGATTCTCGAACAGGTCGACGGGAGAGAGGTCGACGCGCTCGTCGCCGGTGTCGGCACCGGCGGCACGCTGTCGGGCATCGGTCGACGCCTCCGAGAGGAGTTCCCCGAGATGGATATCGTCGCCGTCGAACCCGAGGACAGCGCCGTCCTCTCCGGGAGAGAACCCGAAGGCGATAGCTTCCAGGGGATGGGTCCCGGCTTCGTGAGCCCGAATCTCGACACGGACCTCCTCGACGACGTGATTACGGTCTCGCTCGACGACGCCGAGGCCGAGTGTCGCCGTCTCGCCCGCGAGGAGGGAATCTTGGTCGGCCAGTCGAGCGGCGCGTCGAACCTCGCCGCCCAGCAGGTCGCCGAACGACTCGCACAGCCCGAACTGAACTGCCCGGAGGCGCCCGACGCCGCGTCACGACGTATCGAGACCGACGGCGGAGCCGCCGAGTACGACGACTGCCCGCTCGTCGTCACCGTGTTCTGGGACAGCGGCGAGCGCTACATGTCGACCGGGATGTTCGACGGCGGTCCCGACCTCGACGACGGCGGGTCGCCGTAA
- a CDS encoding Kelch repeat-containing protein — translation MSTNRRRFLRRGTVAAALALAGCTDRIGGAGGTPASTERPNETEQPVQTDTPTRATASAEETSWTELTPMPGPERTEVESVALDGELYVIGGYVPDGVTGDVAVYNPDDDAWRSAAALPQALHHVKAVAHRGRILVFGGYTEVEKSVATTYAYDPQSDSWEERARMPTGRGAPTAELVNGKAYVAGGYTKGGLGGGLRATLEIYDPRADKWSKGPDMPTARNHLTSGTVGGKLYVVGGREEFGEELSANEMYDPEANEWTELTPMPSERGGVNGGAMGGRVFVLGGEKPEGTQATIEAYDPESDSWEQYPDMPEGRHGLGVAAIDGQLYAVSGGPEPGKEYSSTLWRLAAE, via the coding sequence GTGAGCACGAACAGACGACGGTTCCTCCGACGCGGTACAGTGGCGGCGGCCCTCGCGCTCGCCGGGTGTACGGACCGGATAGGCGGCGCGGGCGGGACGCCGGCCTCCACCGAGCGACCGAACGAGACCGAGCAACCGGTGCAGACCGACACCCCGACGCGGGCGACGGCGAGCGCCGAGGAGACGAGTTGGACCGAACTGACGCCGATGCCCGGCCCCGAGCGGACGGAGGTGGAGTCGGTCGCGCTGGACGGCGAACTGTACGTCATCGGCGGCTACGTCCCCGACGGCGTCACCGGCGACGTCGCCGTCTACAACCCCGACGACGACGCCTGGCGCAGCGCCGCGGCGCTGCCGCAGGCGCTTCACCACGTTAAGGCGGTCGCCCACCGAGGGCGGATTCTCGTCTTCGGCGGCTACACCGAGGTGGAGAAGTCGGTGGCGACCACGTACGCCTATGACCCGCAGAGCGACTCGTGGGAGGAGCGCGCGCGGATGCCGACGGGGCGCGGCGCGCCGACGGCCGAACTCGTGAACGGGAAGGCGTACGTCGCCGGCGGGTACACGAAAGGCGGTCTCGGCGGGGGGCTCCGGGCGACGCTCGAAATCTACGACCCGCGGGCGGACAAGTGGTCGAAAGGCCCCGACATGCCGACGGCTCGAAACCACCTGACCTCGGGGACCGTCGGCGGAAAGCTGTACGTCGTCGGCGGCCGCGAGGAGTTCGGCGAGGAACTGAGCGCCAACGAGATGTACGACCCGGAGGCGAACGAGTGGACCGAGTTGACGCCGATGCCCTCCGAACGCGGCGGCGTCAACGGCGGCGCGATGGGCGGGAGGGTGTTCGTTCTCGGCGGCGAGAAGCCCGAGGGCACGCAAGCGACCATCGAGGCGTACGACCCCGAGAGCGACTCGTGGGAGCAGTACCCCGACATGCCGGAGGGGAGACACGGCCTCGGCGTCGCGGCCATCGACGGGCAGTTGTACGCCGTCTCCGGCGGTCCCGAACCGGGCAAGGAGTACTCCTCGACGCTGTGGCGACTGGCGGCGGAGTAG
- a CDS encoding DUF5804 family protein: MTRVCLLGAPEVNLRYELLSRDTARAALSTYALGEPYRNSLELETVSVGAAVSLLNDLNWYLVRFVNEALVQSPSISETEWLSRKLATAVREGELRPEETDRFLKVYGVDDDELLDPMFLARVDGQVPEYDLYDVDETLTVRVTEAEFGE, from the coding sequence GTGACGCGGGTCTGTCTACTCGGCGCGCCCGAGGTGAACCTCCGATACGAGTTGCTGTCGCGCGACACCGCCCGCGCGGCGCTGTCGACGTACGCCCTCGGCGAACCGTACCGCAACAGCCTCGAACTGGAGACGGTGAGCGTCGGCGCGGCCGTCTCGCTTCTGAACGACCTCAACTGGTATCTCGTCCGGTTCGTCAACGAGGCGCTCGTCCAGTCGCCGAGCATCAGCGAGACGGAGTGGCTCTCGCGGAAGTTGGCGACCGCGGTCAGGGAAGGCGAGCTCCGACCCGAGGAGACCGACCGCTTCCTGAAGGTGTACGGCGTCGACGACGACGAACTGCTCGACCCCATGTTCCTCGCGCGCGTCGACGGACAGGTCCCCGAGTACGACCTCTACGACGTCGACGAGACGCTGACGGTGCGCGTGACCGAAGCCGAGTTCGGCGAGTGA
- a CDS encoding tRNA sulfurtransferase yields MVPERDTVVVSYGEVGTKSSKVRGRMERTLVSNLEAMLGSRGVDAEVERQWSRPLIRVQGPESIDAAVDAAADTFGVVAARPAVTCVPERETLVDVLASMADGQRSDESFAVRVSRAGPKDAHDFGSRELERVGGAAIGERTGAPVDLDSPDVTYRVEAREDEAFVSTEVRDGPGGLPLGTQGAAVALVSGGIDSPVAAWEVMKRGCVVVPLYVDLGEFGGPDHEARAVSTMRRLAAFAPGFDVRPRVVSAGDLVAELAAEVGATRMLSLRRTMLRIGETVARDVGAHAVVTGESLGQKSSQTGPNFAVTDAVTSLPVYRPLLTRDKSDIVAQARRIGTYDDSTLPVGCERVAPSRPETNAALADVEAAEPEGLLRRAEEAAADVRTVEFD; encoded by the coding sequence GTGGTCCCCGAACGCGACACCGTCGTCGTCTCCTACGGCGAGGTGGGCACGAAGAGCTCGAAAGTCCGCGGCCGGATGGAGCGAACGCTCGTCTCGAATCTCGAAGCGATGCTCGGTTCTCGCGGCGTCGACGCCGAGGTGGAGCGACAGTGGTCGCGGCCGCTGATTCGGGTCCAGGGCCCCGAGAGCATCGACGCTGCCGTCGACGCCGCGGCGGACACGTTCGGCGTCGTCGCCGCCCGGCCGGCCGTCACGTGCGTCCCCGAGCGAGAGACGCTCGTCGACGTGCTGGCGTCGATGGCCGACGGGCAGCGGAGCGACGAATCGTTCGCCGTCCGCGTCTCCCGCGCCGGGCCCAAAGACGCCCACGACTTTGGGAGTCGAGAGCTCGAACGCGTCGGCGGCGCGGCCATCGGGGAACGAACCGGCGCGCCGGTCGACCTCGATAGCCCCGACGTGACCTACCGGGTCGAAGCCCGCGAGGACGAGGCGTTCGTCTCGACGGAGGTGCGCGACGGGCCCGGCGGCCTGCCGCTCGGTACGCAGGGAGCGGCGGTCGCGCTGGTCAGCGGCGGCATCGACTCGCCCGTCGCGGCGTGGGAGGTGATGAAGCGGGGGTGCGTGGTCGTCCCCCTCTACGTCGACCTCGGCGAGTTCGGCGGGCCGGACCACGAGGCGCGGGCGGTGTCGACGATGCGTCGCCTCGCGGCGTTCGCGCCGGGGTTCGACGTTCGGCCCCGGGTGGTCTCGGCGGGCGACCTCGTGGCCGAACTCGCCGCCGAGGTGGGGGCGACGCGGATGCTGTCGCTCCGGCGGACGATGCTCCGAATCGGCGAGACGGTGGCGAGAGACGTGGGCGCACACGCCGTCGTCACCGGCGAGTCGCTGGGACAGAAGTCGAGTCAGACCGGCCCGAACTTCGCCGTCACCGACGCGGTCACCTCGCTTCCGGTGTATCGACCGCTCCTGACGCGCGACAAGTCCGACATCGTCGCCCAGGCGCGACGAATCGGGACGTACGACGACTCGACGCTTCCCGTCGGCTGCGAGCGCGTCGCGCCGTCGCGCCCAGAGACGAACGCGGCGCTCGCGGACGTGGAGGCCGCGGAGCCTGAGGGGCTGTTGCGGCGGGCCGAGGAGGCGGCCGCGGACGTTCGCACGGTGGAGTTCGACTAG
- a CDS encoding methionine adenosyltransferase, whose translation MSERNIRVEGIDRLAVEDQEVEIVERKGIGHPDSICDGIAESVSRALSKLYLDRVGKVLHYNTDETQLVAGTAAPAYGGGEVIEPIYILIVGRATKEYEGEKLPVGSTALSAAREYLDENIPELEYGRDVVVDVKLGEGSGDLQDVFGEEEVQVPMANDTSFGVGHAPLTETEKIVLAAERELNGAYAADHPELGPDVKIMGKREGDRIDITVAAAMVDSYVADLDAYDAAVTRVEEFVAGLAREHTDREVNVEVNTADDYEEGSVYLTTTGTSAEQGDDGSVGRGNRANGLITPNRPMSMEATSGKNPVNHIGKIYNLLSTEIAESVVAEVDGIRDLQVRLLSQIGRPIDHPHVADAQVVTDEGVAVADIRADVEAIVDRELADVTDVTRSVIEGDISTF comes from the coding sequence ATGAGCGAGCGGAACATTCGGGTCGAGGGTATCGACCGACTCGCAGTCGAGGACCAGGAAGTCGAAATCGTCGAGCGGAAGGGTATCGGGCATCCCGATTCCATCTGCGACGGCATCGCCGAGAGCGTCTCGCGGGCGCTCTCGAAGCTGTATCTCGACCGGGTCGGGAAGGTGCTGCACTACAACACGGACGAGACGCAGTTGGTCGCCGGAACCGCCGCGCCCGCCTACGGCGGCGGCGAGGTCATCGAACCCATCTACATCCTCATCGTCGGCCGCGCGACCAAGGAGTACGAGGGCGAGAAACTCCCCGTCGGGTCGACGGCGCTTTCGGCCGCCCGCGAGTATCTCGACGAGAACATCCCGGAACTGGAGTACGGTCGCGACGTCGTCGTCGACGTGAAACTCGGCGAGGGCTCCGGCGACCTCCAGGACGTGTTCGGCGAAGAGGAAGTCCAGGTGCCCATGGCCAACGACACGAGTTTCGGCGTCGGCCACGCGCCGCTGACGGAGACCGAGAAGATCGTCCTCGCCGCCGAGCGCGAACTCAACGGCGCGTACGCCGCCGACCACCCCGAACTCGGCCCCGACGTGAAGATTATGGGCAAGCGCGAGGGCGACCGGATAGACATCACCGTCGCCGCCGCGATGGTCGACTCGTACGTCGCCGACCTCGACGCCTACGACGCCGCCGTCACCCGCGTCGAAGAGTTCGTCGCCGGTCTGGCCCGCGAACACACCGACCGCGAGGTCAACGTCGAGGTCAACACCGCCGACGACTACGAGGAGGGCTCGGTCTACCTCACCACCACGGGCACGAGCGCCGAACAGGGCGACGACGGCTCCGTCGGCCGCGGTAACCGCGCCAACGGCCTCATCACGCCGAACCGCCCGATGAGCATGGAGGCGACCAGCGGGAAGAACCCTGTCAACCACATCGGGAAGATATACAACCTGCTGTCGACCGAAATCGCGGAGAGCGTCGTCGCCGAGGTCGACGGGATTCGGGACCTGCAGGTCCGCCTCCTCTCGCAGATCGGCCGCCCCATCGACCACCCCCACGTCGCCGACGCGCAGGTCGTCACCGACGAGGGCGTCGCAGTCGCCGACATCCGCGCCGACGTCGAGGCCATTGTCGACCGCGAACTCGCGGACGTAACCGACGTGACGCGCTCGGTCATCGAAGGCGACATCTCGACGTTCTAA
- a CDS encoding ABC transporter permease, with translation MTDWPRVAARLGFAFFTVYLVVSVTFAVVVLTNDPNTAAVRWGVAAGGGDAAAQQAAVDAYREARNLDGPVLDRYLRWMTGVLTLDWGRSYNLGAPVTALIAERAPYTLSYLVPGVLVSVAVGVSGGVFAAFRHNSLVDRVVTSLAYLGFGVPSFWLALVFIVVVGPALGWNTEFSTAEGALSGENLRRYLLPTAVFATGLTAGQLQHARSQTVIHLNATFVRLLRAMGVGPRGTVKHVLRNAAVPLLTLFFSDLLGIVVVSVYVVEYVFGIPGLAMLSYDAIFNRDLPVLLGTTFIVVFVGVVSNLVQDMVYPLVDPRIEK, from the coding sequence ACCGTCTACCTCGTCGTCTCGGTGACGTTCGCCGTCGTCGTACTCACCAACGACCCGAACACCGCCGCAGTGCGGTGGGGCGTCGCCGCGGGCGGAGGAGACGCCGCTGCCCAACAAGCCGCCGTCGACGCGTATCGGGAAGCGCGAAACCTCGACGGACCCGTTCTCGACCGGTATCTTCGGTGGATGACGGGCGTTCTAACGCTGGACTGGGGGCGGTCGTACAACCTGGGCGCACCGGTGACCGCGCTCATCGCCGAGCGAGCGCCGTACACGCTGTCGTATCTCGTTCCCGGTGTACTCGTTAGTGTCGCTGTCGGCGTCTCCGGCGGCGTGTTCGCGGCGTTCCGACACAACAGCCTCGTCGACCGGGTGGTGACCTCGCTGGCGTATCTCGGGTTCGGGGTGCCGTCGTTCTGGTTGGCGCTGGTGTTCATCGTCGTCGTCGGCCCCGCGCTGGGATGGAACACGGAATTCTCCACCGCGGAGGGCGCGTTGAGCGGCGAGAACCTTCGACGGTATCTGTTGCCGACGGCCGTGTTTGCAACCGGACTGACCGCCGGGCAGTTACAACACGCTCGCTCGCAGACGGTCATCCACCTGAATGCGACGTTCGTCCGTCTCCTCCGAGCGATGGGCGTCGGTCCACGCGGGACGGTGAAACACGTTCTACGAAACGCCGCCGTCCCGCTTCTGACGCTGTTCTTCTCGGACCTGCTGGGTATCGTCGTCGTCAGCGTCTACGTCGTCGAGTACGTCTTCGGTATCCCCGGCCTCGCCATGCTGAGTTACGACGCTATCTTCAACCGCGACCTTCCAGTGCTCTTAGGCACCACGTTCATCGTCGTGTTCGTCGGCGTCGTGAGCAACCTCGTTCAGGACATGGTGTACCCTCTCGTCGACCCGCGAATCGAGAAGTGA